One region of Macadamia integrifolia cultivar HAES 741 chromosome 11, SCU_Mint_v3, whole genome shotgun sequence genomic DNA includes:
- the LOC122093488 gene encoding zinc transporter 8-like, protein MKKERVVAYLCFLCLLLPILVSAECTCEKDEEGDRNKSLALKYKITALFSILFAGGIGVCLPMMGKMIPDLQPEKDIFFIIKAFAAGVILATGFIHVLPDAFDTLTNPCLKGKAWEFPLTGFIAMMATIGTLMVDSLATGYYTRSHFNKSQPEKGDEEGAGEHSGLVHVHTHATHGHAHGSGIAIASEGSPTTALIRHRVVSQVLELGIVAHSVIIGISLGASESPSTIKPLVAALTFHQFFEGMGLGGCITQAKFKSRAVAIMAIFFSLTTPVGIALGIGITNVYDENSTAALIVEGIFNSASAGILIYMALVDLLAADFMNPRMQSNGKLQFGANVSLLVGAGCMALLAIWA, encoded by the exons ATGAAGAAGGAAAGGGTCGTTGCGTACCTCTGTTTTCTGTGTCTATTGTTGCCCATATTGGTTTCGGCTGAATGTACTtgtgagaaagatgaagaaggagaTCGTAACAAGAGCTTGGCTCTTAAATATAAGATTACGGCCTTGTTTTCGATTCTTTTCGCAGGTGGCATTGGGGTTTGTTTGCCAATGATGGGGAAGATGATTCCAGATCTGCAACCCGAAAAagatatcttcttcatcatcaaagcTTTTGCAGCTGGTGTCATTCTAGCAACTGGGTTCATTCATGTCTTACCAGATGCATTCGACACTTTAACCAACCCTTGTCTCAAAGGGAAGGCTTGGGAATTTCCGTTAACTGGTTTCATTGCCATGATGGCTACGATTGGAACATTGATGGTAGATAGTTTGGCTACAGGATACTATACCAGGTCGCACTTCAATAAGTCGCAACCAGAGAAAGGAGACGAGGAAGGAGCAGGAGAACATTCAGGTCTTGTTCATGTTCATACTCATGCCACTCATGGCCATGCTCATGGGTCTGGTATTGCTATTGCATCTGAAGGCTCGCCCACAACCGCCCTTATCCGGCATCGCGTAGTTTCGCAG GTTTTGGAGCTGGGAATTGTTGCACATTCTGTCATCATTGGAATATCATTGGGTGCTTCTGAAAGCCCCAGTACCATAAAGCCTCTGGTTGCAGCCTTAACTTTCCACCAGTTCTTTGAGGGAATGGGGCTTGGTGGATGCATCACCCAG GCAAAATTCAAGTCAAGAGCAGTTGCAATTATGGCAATCTTTTTCTCCCTCACTACACCAGTTGGGATTGCACTGGGCATAGGAATAACAAATGTCTATGATGAGAACAGCACAGCAGCACTAATTGTTGAAGGGATTTTCAACTCTGCTTCAGCTGGGATATTGATCTACATGGCACTTGTTGATCTACTAGCAGCTGATTTCATGAATCCTAGGATGCAAAGCAATGGAAAGCTTCAGTTTGGGGCCAATGTCTCCCTTCTTGTAGGAGCAGGTTGTATGGCCCTTCTAGCTATATGGGCTTAA